atttgtttattcattttaaatgcaacttTACCTTCGGTTTCTTGGTAGGAACGGCTTCCTCTGTCTGGGTGGCGGCAAGTTGGTCTTGGAGTTTTACATTAGGGAACCAGCTCTTCAGCATTTCCTCCATTTTAAGAATGATATTCATATACttctctctgaaaaaaaaagaaagaaaagaaggagggagagagagagagagagagagaaaaatgtgagtCAAACTATCAGGTATGAATGTGAGTAATCTACCAAAAATCTTGACAACCTCTTCTTTTGAAAATCTTATCTCTCCATCAATCTCACACAGGAAATACGCAACCTTGAACAGCGAGTGCACGCTTACACTCACTCAGCAAAGCCTCtactctatgtgtgtgtgtgtgtgtgtgtgtgtgtgtgtgagtgtgtgtgtggggattGTCTTAAGAACATTTCTCACATGTTTTGAGCTCACACGTGGCCTGTATAATAGTTCTGCTCGCCTCTAAATATAAACACCAGAGCCGCAACGGTCTCCAACAGCGTCATTGTGAAAATAAACTGGTCTCTGTGACGCAGTTCTCGGTGGAGGTGGGCAGcggagagatacagagagatacggagagagagagaacgagccTGCGTCCCGATAACTCCCACCCGTCAAAACCAGATGGTGGGTAGGGATTAGCCTCGTGTCATATGATCAGCACCTTCCTGCTATACTCCATTCAGTGCATGTTAAATTCATGTGAAAGATTATCCGCAACAGTGACTGCTAAAAAAGTCACTTTGATCCTATCTACcattgtgctgctgcaggggcTGCCAGCTGGCAGCACCGAGCAGGCGCAGGGAGTGACGGCGGGAGGAGTGGGGGGTGGATTTTAGTCCACCTTCCAGCCTCTGCCCCGGCTGTCTGCTGGGAGGCTGCCACACCCACTCTTTGTCTCCCACATGAAGGCAGCAGCTGGTGGGTAGGGGCTCCAATTAATCTGTGCCAAAGTCAGCAGCACTTTGTCTTATATCGGTGCACCTTAAATGCAAGGCCTCGCATGTGACGGGCTGCTCAGTGAGACATCCAGGTATCAGTGGTGCTGCTTTGTATTCGGAAGCAAATGGTCGACTGCTCGCGTAATTCTGTCGTCCAATTAAGCACTAACGTGATTTTTATTGTTCAGTTAGACACGACCCCAACCCTAATCCTTGCCGAAGCTGCTGGGCTAGCCAACGAGACTTACACTGAGCTCCCAGTcctgactgctagctgcacagctaactgggctaactagcGAATTTgaacatattgcacctttcaaggaaactgaaatgaaaaactagctaaattattaatttttttattatgcATGTAATCATTTAAATCAACCTTACATGCtgtaatacacatttttattagaCCATATTCCTATTGATATCGTGACTTTCAACCATATTGCCTTGtgcttaaaaaaatacaaaaccagATGCTAAAATGCCAGACAAGCGCAGCCAATTCTATGCCATTTTTAAGCcgttaaaacaaatgtaaaaacatcaaaacatttacaaatgatCCTATTACAGCGACCAAGGCTTTCTCCTTCAAAGGGGTCATATCATACTCCATTATACCGTCTGGCCAGTGGAGAGCTAATCAAGCACACACAAGTGTGCTGCTCCCACAGTGGAGCctgatacatttttaacaagatgCCCAGCTATAGTGAGAGCCAGCCATCTCGGCGGTAAATTTATCCTGAGTGTGTGGGGGTAGCAGCAGCTCCTTGCTGAGCAACCTGCTGTGAGCCATGTGTCACGGACATGTTGGAGACCACTTTGACCCACAGACGGCGAGCAGCACTGTGTGGTTTGAATGTACAGTAGATGGAGCAACagaggttttctgtgtttgtagctccaaaaaaaaaacatccacaagaGATGCACTGAATCTTATAAGATGACAGAGCTCATTGATTCCAGTATAACAGTATGTGGGCCACCCTGAGGACACTTACCCCATGCAGGGGTTCTGCAGGACACCCATGATCCTCTGGATCCTGTCCATGGCCACACTCTCCTGGAAACTGCTGAGTCCTGGAAAAGAACAAAGTTGTACGGTAAGCCACATGTACTGTGTTGACTGAGGGGCCGAGTCTGTGAAGCACATGggttgtgtgaaatgtgaacaGGCTCCCTGCCTCTGTGGTCAGGAAGTGCCGGGTCACACAAGGTCTGGGTTTGACAGAGATCCCATATTAAGCAGTTTTTGGAACCCGCCTGAGCACGGTCCCTCCTGATGCCTATTAGACGACTCataaacagctgctgttttacTGGAGACTGTGGTACAGTACAGTTTATTCTGTCTCTCACCCCTGCTTAGCTGCTCAAGTGTGACACTGCTTGTTCTCACTTggttaaatataacatttaaatgtgttctcTGGCTCTTACAgggcacattttaaaacagtgtCACTCATGGGTGAACCGTTACCCAATATGAACTCATTATCAtaggaagacaaacacacacacacacacacaggaaatactTGTGGTTACTTGATAGTCCTATAACAATACATCTTTCAGACATCTTGCTCTCAAATCTCAGGGACACATATTCCATAGAATGGCACGCTGTCTATGAGGCCTATTGTTTTTCCTGTGAGAtgcaagagagaaagaaacggAGAGGGGAAGGGGTGCAGACGCGACTACGAAACGGTCGTACGAGAGCGAGAATGTGCtgagatttttttctgatgataaGAAAATGACCGACTTACGTTCTCTGTATCTCCCTGAACGAAGGCCATTCAAGATAGACGACAGCGGATGAATGTAGCATTGTAGCTCCgtgcactgaaaatgaaaaatagatatatctcaatcaaaacatgttcatttttgtccattttctttcttttttttttaatctgcaggATGAAAAGCTGCTCAACATGATTTATGTGGAATGGAAACTCCCCCCGTGTGTCTGATTTATGATGCACTGATTGTAGTTCTTCAGAAATGCGTGACTAATTCTGCTCATACAGTGGTTACTTGGGAGGATCATCTTCACTGGAAACAAAGTCAAgtcagtcaaaaaaacaaaaaacaaaaaaaaaaaagaaggggggtCTATCTAAGTGATAGGGCATGCTCTAGTTTGGCTGCCACTGTGCACAACCTCCTGGGGGAAACAGACATCAGCCGCGGCAGCGCTCACCTTGCGGCTGAAAAGTCGGTTCTTCTCCGACGCGTTGGAAATGAGCTGCCATTCCCTGCACTCCTCCTCCACGGAGCTGCGAGGTCTCTTCAGTGCGTGCTGAGTGTTTTTGCCATTagttttttctccttgttttcttttacacagTCCAATGGTGCTGTCCCACGTCTCCGTGCAGCCGGGGGGAGATCCTTGATGGGAGGCCTGCGTGACCTCGCCCCAGTCGCCGTCGCCCCCCTTCACCTCGCTGCTCCGgtggcagctgctgtcagacggGCCCAGGTGTGGCGGGCTGCCGGAGGATGGAGGGGCCTCCGTCTGGCTGTGCTTTCTGGTACAGTCAAACTCCTGTTCGCTCTCGTTGTCTTCATAGTCGCTAGCCAGCCAGTCAATGGAGTTGTCCGAATCTGTAGCAGACATCCTCGGCTGCAGGCTCTAACTAGCACTGACCATCACTGACCTGCCAGAACAGAAAAGTCATGGTTATTACAATTCAAAGCAGCAGGCGGGGGACAGTGATGAAGACGAACGGGGCATTCGTGATATGTAAcagcaaacacatgcagcagcagacacaatgCCCCTGCTGAGGTGTCCTTGGGCAAACACTGCAGGTCAACCTGGATAAAAACCTCCAAGCAGGCATGAATAAACGCAgagacacagcagagcagatggtGGCAGTAAGATCACAGTCGCTGAGGCCACAATgacctgtttgttttgcagatgcAACACCTGAGCCAGTAAACACGGACCGGCCAccctcgaaaaaaaaaagcaaacaccaAACGGCCTCGTGACCAGACTGACCCCGCCACAGCCCTCAGACCTTTTGTCTCCGGCAGTTACTGTCATTATAAATCTCCACGTCGTGACGTCACGCAAGGACACATTTCCTACATTTTACAGCCTGAGTAATTTTCCCCCCATTCAAGGCTGCAGCAGCGGGGCCTGCCAGCTGCTACCACCACAGTCATTCATAAACATTGTTAGCTTGTTTATACAAAGGGAGCAGGGGTCTGCCACCATGACGACCGATGCCTCAGACTGCAGACCTCCCATCAGCACAAGTGACACTTGTGTGtggggaattttttttaaaaaagggagtTTTTGTTTATAAATGGGAGACTGGCACTGTTTGTTCACAAcatgcaggataaaaaaaaaaaaaaaacctcttctgACCAATCGCTCTGCGCCGAGGACGCTTAGTGGCTTGTGGGATCTTTGCAGCTCTCCAACATGTTTCCTCAGCGATcaaccacataaaaaaaaaaaggaagtgaaagcAGCATTTTCGGGACATTATCTCCTGCTAAATGTGAGGCTAATTGCTGCCTGGCCTCTTTGTCTCAGCGATGACCACCCTCTTGATCTTACTGTTacaggaggagggtggagtAGAGGGGTTTTACTGATGTATCAAGCTCCAACCTGACGCAagttaaaccaaaaaaaaaaaaaaaaagactggatgTTTTTCCGATTCCAGGTGTTAATACGGCTCCTGGGTTGGCGGAGGGCACAGCTGACTGAtttgagtgaaaacaaaacgaTGTGCGAGGGGAAAATGTTTGTGCAGTGGCCAGGCATATCGCCCAGCAGGGGGAACAGCAGCtgtaataaaaatgcattttatatccGAATGTTGGGAGATTTGACGAAGCTTATATGTACCTGGAGGCTCGCCTGTTTTAATATTCCATCCCAGATGCTCCTTAAACACCACGAGGAAGGTAAAATAAAACTTATTTCCAATTACCAATCTAAAAGAAGTATAAAGCGGGCCTGTGTGTGACTCAGTCTTGATAAAGAAAGCTTTCCTGTTATATAAATCACATCCGAGCACACATCTCGCACGATGACCTTCTCAGTCACTCATGTTTCTTTCGATTACAAGACCATATTCCTCCTTATTTACAATAAAGCTCAAAACACATGGTGTAAAATGACTGCCATGACTtccttttttaataaaaacagcatgcaCACGCCATAACTTGTCCATAAAATGCACTTGT
This sequence is a window from Acanthopagrus latus isolate v.2019 chromosome 8, fAcaLat1.1, whole genome shotgun sequence. Protein-coding genes within it:
- the LOC119024446 gene encoding circadian-associated transcriptional repressor, translated to MSATDSDNSIDWLASDYEDNESEQEFDCTRKHSQTEAPPSSGSPPHLGPSDSSCHRSSEVKGGDGDWGEVTQASHQGSPPGCTETWDSTIGLCKRKQGEKTNGKNTQHALKRPRSSVEEECREWQLISNASEKNRLFSRKCTELQCYIHPLSSILNGLRSGRYRERLSSFQESVAMDRIQRIMGVLQNPCMGEKYMNIILKMEEMLKSWFPNVKLQDQLAATQTEEAVPTKKPKLSNTPAAVSPVTVSDPPAGVKPLRVTDLTPPGAYSASNLKWFHTSPICSPTAEQAQAGPRHLLAPRDRDLTQDNAVSSSTDSLTKTDSVPRGPPPGKINAPCLERLLKSTESIITPKGTGGVMDSSWS